One Ensifer adhaerens genomic window, AACCGCAAGGAACGGGTCGAGCGGGTGGTCGATGCGCTTGTCGCCGCCGGCATGCCCGGCAACATCCTGTCGCGCTTCCCGCATGAATTCTCCGGCGGCCAGCGCCAGCGCATCGCCATTGCCCGGGCGATCGCGCTCGAACCGGAATTCATCCTGCTCGACGAGCCGACCTCGGCGCTCGATCTCTCCGTCCAGGCCCAGATCATCGAACTGTTGCGTAAGCTGCAGGACGAGCGGGGCTTGAGCTATCTCTTCATCTCCCATGACCTCAAGGTCGTGCGCGCGCTCTGCCACCGTGTGGTGGTGATGCAGGACGGTAAGATCGTCGAGGAGGGGCCGGTGAGCGAAATCCTTTCCAATCCCAAGACCGCCTACACCGAAAGGCTCGTACGGGCCGCCTTCGATGTGGCAGCATGACCGCTAGAACTGAGAGGCAATCCATGACCAGACAACCCAAGATCACCTTCATCGGCGCCGGCTCCACCGTCTTCATGAAGAACATCATCGGCGACGTGTTGCAGCGGCCGTCGCTGTCGTCAGCGACCATCGCGCTGATGGACGTCAACCCTCAGCGTCTCGGCGAAAGCGAGATCGTCGCCGGCAAGCTGGTGCGCACGCTCGGCGTCAAGGCGAAGATCGAAACCCATTCCAACCAGAAGAAGGCGCTCGAAGGAGCCGATTTCGTCGTCGTCGCCTTCCAGATCGGCGGCTACGAGCCCTGCACGGTCACGGATTTCGAGGTGCCGAAGAAGTATGGCCTGCGCCAGACAATCGCCGACACGCTCGGCGTCGGCGGCATCATGCGCGGGCTTCGCACCGTGCCGCATCTCTGGAAGATCTGCGAGGACATGCTTCAGGTCTGCCCGAACGCGATCCTGCTCCAATACGTCAACCCGATGGCGATCAACACTTGGGCGATCTCGGCGAAGTATCCGACGATCCGCCAGGTCGGCCTCTGCCATTCGGTCCAGGGCACGGCTTTCGAGCTGGCCCGCGATCTCGATATCCCGGTGTCCGAAATCCGCTACCGCGCCGCCGGCATCAACCATATGGCCTTCTACCTGACCTTTGAGCACAAACAGGCTGACGGCAGCTTCCGCAATCTCTATCCGGATCTGGTGCGCGGCTACCGCGAGGGGCGGTTCCCCAAGCCCAGCCACTGGAACCCGCGCTGCCCCAACAAGGTGCGCTACGAGATGCTGACGCGGCTCGGCTACTTCGTCACCGAAAGCTCCGAGCATTTCGCCGAATACACGCCCTATTTCATCAAGGATGGCCGGCCGGATCTGATCGAGAAATTCGGTATCCCGCTCGACGAATACCCGAAGCGCTGCGTCGAGCAGATCGAGCGCTGGAAGGGGCAGGCGGCCGCCTTCAAGGAGGCGGAAAAGATCGAAGTGGCCGAGAGCCACGAATACGCCTCCTCGATCATGAACTCGGTCTGGACCGGCGAACCCTCTGTCATCTACGGCAACCTCCGCAACAACGGCTGCATTACCTCGTTGCCGGAAAATTGCGCCGCGGAAGTGCCCTGCCTCGTCGACGCCTCCGGCATCCAGCCGACCTTCATCGGCGACCTGCCGCCGCAGCTGACCGCGCTGATCCGCACCAACATCAATGTCCAGGAACTGACGGTCCAGGCACTCGTAACCGAGAACCGCGAGCATCTCTATCACGCGGCGATGATGGATCCGCACACGGCAGCCGAACTGGATCTCGACCAGATCTGGTCGCTCGTGGACGATCTGCTCATCGCTCATCGCGACTGGATCCCGGAATGGGCGCGCGTCTCGAAGAAGGTCCAGGCGGCTTAGCTTTTTCTCCCGGCTAAGCTGCGATCGAGCCCCGGAACCCCACGTTCCGGGGCTTGTCCTTTTGCTATATTTCGACCGCTTGCGCTATAGGCAGCACGATGCGCAGGCAGGCGCCGCCGGAGGCCGAGCGCGCGACGTCGACATAGCCACCGTGCAGGTGAACGATCCTCTGCACAAGGTTGAGACCCAGGCCCGCCCCCTTGCCATCCTTGCGTAGCCGCTGGAACGGTTCGAAGATCCGGTCCGTTTCGCTGCGCGGTATGCCATCGCCGTCGTCGCACACATCGATCGCCCCATGTGGGTCGACCTTGACCGTGATCGTGCCCCGCCGGCCGCCATGGTCGATGGCGTTCTGTACGAGATTGGTGAGCGCCCGCTCCAGCGAGGCCTCGTCTCCCGTCGCCATGACAGGGCGTTGGTCCGCCTCGAAGGTCATCTCGTAACCGGCGCCAAAGGCAAGTGGTGCGAGCGCAACGATCACCCGCTCTGCTAGGGCGGCGAGATCGACGGGCTTGAACTCGTCTTTCTGCGCATCGAGCCGCTCGAGATCGAGAAGCTGTCCGGCGAGGATCGAGAGACGTGTCACGTCCTCATTCAGGCGTGACTTGTCCGGTCCCGGAGGCAGCGAGGCGATGCGGGCACCGAGGATCGCAACGGGCGTGCGCAGTTCATGGGCCGCTTGCGCCAGGAAACGCTTGTGTCTCGAGTAGCCGTCATCGAGCCGCACCAGTGCGTCGTTGACGGCCGTCACCAGCGGCAGGAACTCGTTGGGAACGCCAGCAACGGGCATCTGGATTCCACGCCGGTCGTACTCGATATGCGCCGCATGCGCGGCCGCATGGGAAAGGCCGGAAAGCATCCGCTTCACCACGATCGGCGTGACGATAACGGTGGCAAAGGCCAGAAGCAGCAGCATCGGCACGAAGATCGAGAGAAAGGCGCCGGTGGTGCTGAGAAGCAACCGGCCAAGGGTCAGCTCCCCCTCAGTGCCGCTGAAAATCTGGATGCTGCCGGCCGGCGAGTCTAGCCATTTGACGACGGCTTCCGGGCGTGCGTTCTTATCTGGGGAAAGCCTGAAACGGGCGTCGTTCATGTGCTCGAGGCCGGCGGTCGCAAAGGCGAAGGCTTCAGGGACGGTGCCTTCCGAGAGGCTGTGCCCTTGTTTGTCCCGCGCGATGAACCAGATGCTTCCGGCCTGTTGTCTCAGCCGTTTCAGCTCCGGCGTTTCCTGAAGAACGAGATCGCCTTGAGTGTTGCGGGTGATGGCGTCCTTCAGGACGTCGACATTCCCGTTTTCATAGCCGTCGATGAGATAGCCGGTCACCCAAAGCAGCCCGACGGCAAGGGCGATTACCAGGACGGTTGCGACCGTTTCGAACAGCACCAGCCAGCCGACGAGGCGCCATTTGAACGAATGCGAGGCGCTGCCGTTCATTGATCTTCCCTGAGCAGATAGCCGACACCGCGAATGCCGTTGATGATCACTCCGGCGCTGGCATCCGCGAGCTTGCGTCGAACGCGTGAGATGTGGGTGTCGAGCGCGTTGGACTGGATTTCGTCGTCAAGGCCGAACACCGCTTCCATCAGGGCGGCACGCAGCACCATCCGTCCCATGCGCCGGGTGAGCGTTTCGAGCACCAGAAGCTCGCGGCGCGGCATTTTCAGCGGTACGCCGGCGATGCTTGCCTCGCAATGGGCGAGATCGAAGGAGAGACGCCCGACGGTGACGACATCGGACTGCACTGGGACCGGTCGCCGTGCCAACGCCCGCAGCCGCGCCAGCAATTCCTCGAAGGCGAAAGGCTTGCCGATATAGTCGTCGGCGCCGCCATCGAGCCCGGCAACGCGGTCGGCGAGGTCGTCGAGTGCGGTCAGCATCAGGATCGGCACGGTGTTGCCGCGCGCGCGTATGGTGGGAATGAGCGAGAGTCCGTCGCCATCGGGCAGCTTGCGGTCGAGCACCACCACGTCATAAACGGCATCGTTCAGGATCAAGGCGGCTTCGGCGAGATCGCGGGCATGATCCGCGATCATCCGGTGATGGCTCAATGCGGCCTTCAACGCACCGGCGAGTTCCTTCTCATCTTCGACCAGCAAGACCCGCATGAATGCGATTTACCCCGTGCCATGTGCCTACGCGCGCGACCCTAGCGCTGCTTCATTGAGGGAACCTGTCATCCTGCCACAAACTAATCCCGATCGCGGCCACCGCACAATCATTCGTTGCGAACGCCGCCCATGACATGCTGTCTCAATGTTGATCCTTAGGCTGGGCGGCAATTGCTCGTGAACATCAGTTCTCGCGGGCAAGCCAACCGGATCAGGACGCATGAAGGTCAGCAATCGAATGCGGCACTCAACCAACGAGAACGGAGAAGGGGCTATTCGCCGCTACACCGTGTGGCAGGTTGTGATTGTGCCCACAAGAGCGCTCGTGCGACACGCAGCGCTGGCACTCACGCTTGTTGCGGCCGGTTGCGTCGGCCCGGATGCGACACCCACAAACAGGCGCCTCGAATTGACAACCGGAGCCGTGCCACCGCAGCAGCGGACACTCGATTCCGGCGAAACCGCCATCATCCTTGCCTTCTCCGGAGGCGGGGCTCGCTCTGCGGCCTTCGGCTACGGCGTGTTGTCGGCCCTGGCGGAGGAGCCATCACCGGGAGGGAGGGGACGCCGTCTCGCGGATGATGTCGCCGTTGTCGCCGGCGTTTCCGGCGGGGCTGTGCTCGCGTCCTACTTCGCCCTTTACGGCCGGGAGGGCCTTGGCGATTTCCGCGAGCAGTTTCTCGGGCGCGACGTCGAGGCATCGCTTCGGATGTCTTTTTCGCCGCCCAATATCCTGCGCGGTTATCGGGGCGGGGTGAACGATCTGTCCGGCTTCCCCGCCTGGCTCGACGCGAACCTGTTCAAAGGCGCAACCCTCGGTACAGTCACACGCCCGGGTCATCCGCGCCTGGTGATCCACGCGACCGACCTTTACAATCGCGCGCCATTCATTTTCGATCGTAGTTCCTTCACCGCGATTTGCAGCAACTATGACGACTATCCGCTCGCCTATGCCGTTGCGGCCTCGGCGGCGGTGCCGGTCGTTTTCGCGCCGCTGACATTGCGGAACTTCCGGACGGGCTGCGAGGTTTTGCCGGAGGCGAGCACACAAGAGGCGCGGTCGAGG contains:
- a CDS encoding sensor histidine kinase, giving the protein MNGSASHSFKWRLVGWLVLFETVATVLVIALAVGLLWVTGYLIDGYENGNVDVLKDAITRNTQGDLVLQETPELKRLRQQAGSIWFIARDKQGHSLSEGTVPEAFAFATAGLEHMNDARFRLSPDKNARPEAVVKWLDSPAGSIQIFSGTEGELTLGRLLLSTTGAFLSIFVPMLLLLAFATVIVTPIVVKRMLSGLSHAAAHAAHIEYDRRGIQMPVAGVPNEFLPLVTAVNDALVRLDDGYSRHKRFLAQAAHELRTPVAILGARIASLPPGPDKSRLNEDVTRLSILAGQLLDLERLDAQKDEFKPVDLAALAERVIVALAPLAFGAGYEMTFEADQRPVMATGDEASLERALTNLVQNAIDHGGRRGTITVKVDPHGAIDVCDDGDGIPRSETDRIFEPFQRLRKDGKGAGLGLNLVQRIVHLHGGYVDVARSASGGACLRIVLPIAQAVEI
- a CDS encoding alpha-glucosidase/alpha-galactosidase, translated to MTRQPKITFIGAGSTVFMKNIIGDVLQRPSLSSATIALMDVNPQRLGESEIVAGKLVRTLGVKAKIETHSNQKKALEGADFVVVAFQIGGYEPCTVTDFEVPKKYGLRQTIADTLGVGGIMRGLRTVPHLWKICEDMLQVCPNAILLQYVNPMAINTWAISAKYPTIRQVGLCHSVQGTAFELARDLDIPVSEIRYRAAGINHMAFYLTFEHKQADGSFRNLYPDLVRGYREGRFPKPSHWNPRCPNKVRYEMLTRLGYFVTESSEHFAEYTPYFIKDGRPDLIEKFGIPLDEYPKRCVEQIERWKGQAAAFKEAEKIEVAESHEYASSIMNSVWTGEPSVIYGNLRNNGCITSLPENCAAEVPCLVDASGIQPTFIGDLPPQLTALIRTNINVQELTVQALVTENREHLYHAAMMDPHTAAELDLDQIWSLVDDLLIAHRDWIPEWARVSKKVQAA
- a CDS encoding response regulator transcription factor, giving the protein MRVLLVEDEKELAGALKAALSHHRMIADHARDLAEAALILNDAVYDVVVLDRKLPDGDGLSLIPTIRARGNTVPILMLTALDDLADRVAGLDGGADDYIGKPFAFEELLARLRALARRPVPVQSDVVTVGRLSFDLAHCEASIAGVPLKMPRRELLVLETLTRRMGRMVLRAALMEAVFGLDDEIQSNALDTHISRVRRKLADASAGVIINGIRGVGYLLREDQ
- a CDS encoding patatin-like phospholipase family protein; its protein translation is MRHSTNENGEGAIRRYTVWQVVIVPTRALVRHAALALTLVAAGCVGPDATPTNRRLELTTGAVPPQQRTLDSGETAIILAFSGGGARSAAFGYGVLSALAEEPSPGGRGRRLADDVAVVAGVSGGAVLASYFALYGREGLGDFREQFLGRDVEASLRMSFSPPNILRGYRGGVNDLSGFPAWLDANLFKGATLGTVTRPGHPRLVIHATDLYNRAPFIFDRSSFTAICSNYDDYPLAYAVAASAAVPVVFAPLTLRNFRTGCEVLPEASTQEARSRQRSSLVAREYADSLRRYETASDLNYLKLYDGGLVDGVGTQSLLHLMGRAAPEPIPPERALNLRHVMVIVVDASTRIGGELSKTARSPKAPDAIVAAIDAMINIPNLQSYDALRDHLPSWRDRFVQWRCSLDSAKRGCGDLDIGIVRLALSDIADPALAHRILGLHNRLSLEAKDVDFLSGLGRSLLRAHPGYQRFLDRIRRGTTDGRISALSNWRSRNLK